From the genome of Impatiens glandulifera chromosome 9, dImpGla2.1, whole genome shotgun sequence, one region includes:
- the LOC124915248 gene encoding uncharacterized protein LOC124915248, which translates to MEDYETEEKKQAAADVLFNYSKFVLACIGNKVRPCDMRYHLMKEVSGHPTSLKRGEPQVAISSDVMGSSSSSTAKLDKSDSFQAS; encoded by the exons atggaagaTTACGAG ACTGAAGAAAAGAAACAAGCTGCTGCTGATGTTCTGTTCAACTATTCTAAATTTGTACTGGCATGTATAGGGAATAAGGTTCGACCATGTGACATGCGGTATCATCTAATGAAg GAGGTTTCTGGACATCCAACATCATTGAAAAGGGGGGAACCGCAGGTTGCTATTTCATCTGATGTAATGGGATCATCCAGTTCTAGCACTGCCAAACTCGACAAATCAGATAGTTTTCAAGCctcatga
- the LOC124915246 gene encoding protein POLLENLESS 3-LIKE 2-like translates to MMQDMWNAPQGFRFTKSAPSSPAKAHGVSESFHVTHKVPVGDTPYVRAKHVQLVEKDPERSIPLFWAAINSGDRVDSALKDMAIVMKQLNRAEEAIEAIKSLRNRCSDQAQEALDNILLDLYKRCGRLDDQTRLLKHKLFMIERGMAFNGKRTKTARSQGKKFQVSVQQEATRLLGNLGWALMQQNNYIEAEDAYRKALLISLDNNKMCNLGICLMKQGRIREAKDTLKRVNPAVSDGPRGIESHLKAYERAQQMLRDLESDSMNKTMDRVEQSKLFDSFFGSSSLWQPQPCCNSSKNRDIESFGGDENISSSINIIKQQPMNNSLNIDAQPFHYDDPFGCQIPPHPLKRTRSASEVEKKWENLLPDNKDFEDAIVAAMLGTEKTKKRLKVFQDITLCLSPRSSKA, encoded by the exons ATGATGCAAGATATGTGGAATGCTCCTCAGGGCTTCAGATTCACGAAATCAGCCCCTTCTTCTCCGGCGAAGGCTCATGGAGTCTCGGAGTCCTTTCACGTCACCCACAAAGTTCCTGTTGGGGACACTCCTTATGTTAGAGCAAAGCACGTTCag TTAGTGGAAAAAGATCCAGAAAGATCAATTCCCCTTTTCTGGGCGGCTATTAATTCGGGAGACAGAGTTGATAGTGCTCTTAAAGACATGGCAATCGTGATGAAGCAACTGAATCGAGCAGAGGAAGCCATAGAAGCGATCAAATCGTTGAGAAATCGATGCTCTGATCAAGCCCAAGAGGCTCTTGATAACATCTTATTGGATCTTTACAAAAGATGTGGGAGGTTGGATGATCAGACTAGATTGTTGAAACACAAATTGTTCATGATTGAACGAGGTATGGCTTTCAATGGAAAACGAACCAAGACCGCCCGTTCACAGGGAAAGAAATTCCAAGTCTCCGTTCAACAAGAAGCAACCCGATTACTG GGGAATCTAGGATGGGCACTTATGCAACAGAATAATTACATTGAAGCAGAAGATGCTTACCGTAAGGCATTACTGATATCACTTGACAACAACAAGATGtgcaatttgggtatctgtttgATGAAACAAGGAAGAATTAGGGAGGCTAAGGATACTTTAAAAAGGGTGAATCCAGCAGTTTCAGACGGGCCAAGAGGAATAGAATCTCATTTAAAAGCATACGAAAGAGCCCAACAAATGCTGAGAGATCTTGAATCAGATTCTATGAACAAGACCATGGATCGAGTAGAACAGAGCAAGCTGTTTGATTCCTTCTTCGGTTCTTCCTCCCTTTGGCAGCCACAGCCTTGCTGCAATTCATCCAAAAACAGAGATATTGAATCATTTGGTGGTGACGAAAACATCAGTTCCTCCATTAACATAATCAAGCAGCAGCCAATGAATAATTCGTTGAACATTGATGCACAGCCTTTCCATTATGATGATCCATTTGGTTGCCAGATTCCTCCTCATCCTCTTAAGAGGACAAGATCAGCCTCTGAAGTGGAGAAAAAGTGGGAAAATCTTCTTCCCGATAATAAGGACTTTGAAGATGCCATTGTTGCAGCAATGCTAGGAACTGAGAAGACGAAGAAGAGGCTCAAAGTTTTTCAAGACATAACATTGTGCCTGAGTCCAAGGAGCAGCAAGGCctaa
- the LOC124915452 gene encoding proteasome subunit alpha type-7 — translation MARYDRAITVFSPDGHLFQVEYALEAVRKGNAAVGVRGTDIVVLGVEKKSTAKLQDSRSVRKIVNLDNHIALACAGLKADARVLINRARIECQSHRLTVEDPVTVEYITRYIAGLQQKYTQSGGVRPFGLSTLIVGFDPYTNIPSLYQTDPSGTFSAWKANATGRNSNSMREFLEKNYKETSGQETVKLTIRALLEVVESGGKNIEVAVMTKEGLRQLEEAEIDAVVAEIEKEKADAEAAKKGPPKET, via the exons ATGGCGAGATACGACAGAGCCATCACGGTGTTTTCCCCCGATGGACATCTTTTCCAGGTCGAATACGCCCTTGAAGCTGTTCGCAAGGGAAACGCCGCCGTCGGCGTTAGGGGAACCGACATCGTCGTCCTTGGCGTGGAGAAGAAGTCCACGGCCAAGCTACAAGATTCCAG ATCAGTAAGGAAGATTGTAAACCTGGATAACCACATTGCATTAGCCTGTGCTGGGCTTAAAGCAGATGCCCGTGTCCTTATTAACAGGGCTCGGATTGAGTGTCAAAGCCATAGGCTTACTGTTGAGGATCCTGTAACTGTTGAGTACATTACTCGTTACATAGCTGGTCTCCAGCAGAAGTATACACAAAGTGGTGGTGTGAGGCCATTTGGACTTTCAACTTTGATTGTGGGATTTGACCCTTATACGAATATACCATCACTGTATCAAACAGACCCATCTGGCACATTCTCTGCCTGGAAGGCAAATGCAACTGGAAGAAACTCAAACTCAATGAGAGAGTTTTTGGAAAAGAACTATAAGGAAACATCTGGACAAGAAACTGTCAAACTTACAATTCGTGCTTTGCTTGAG GTTGTTGAGAGTGGAGGAAAGAATATTGAAGTTGCTGTGATGACAAAGGAGGGGTTGCGTCAACTTGAAGAAGCTGAAATTGATGCTGTTGTTGCTGAAATTGAGAAGGAGAAAGCTGATGCTGAAGCTGCAAAGAAAGGTCCTCCCAAGGAAACATAA